GGGCCGCCCGGCCATGGCGAGCGCCACTTCAAGGCCTCCGGTGCCCAGCGCGAGCATGCCGAGCGATCCGGCGGCGCAGGTGTGCGAGTCGGACCCGGCCAGCGTCTTGCCCGGGATGCCGAAGCGTTGCATGTGGGTGGGGTGGGAGACGCCATTGCCCGGTTTGGAGTACCAGATGCCGAAGCGACGGCAGGCAGAATGCAGGAAGGCATGGTCCTCGGCGTTGCGCTCGTCCGCCTGGAGCAGGCTGTGGTCGACGTACTGGACGCTCACCTCGGTCCGGACCCGGTCCAGACCGAGCGCCTCCAGCTCCTGCATCACCAGCGTGCCGGTGGCGTCCTGGGTGAGCGTCTGGTCGATCCGCAGCCCGATCTCCTGGCCCGGCTCCATCACCCCGTCGATGAGATGGCCCGCGATGAGCCGGTGTGTCAGCGAGCCGTGGGAGAGCGCCACAACGCCCAGGCTGCGCCCTGCGCGCGGTGCCGGCAAGCGGACTCGCGTTCTGCACGCGGGCTGCAGTATCCAGCCTCACGAACAGCGTGATCAGCCTCCGAGCGGGTACTCGGCGACGGCTGTTCGAGATTGCGCAACGAGAGGGGCGGATTCTCATGACTCTGCCTGTACGACGTACCCCCGGCAGGCTCGCCGGGCGACCGTTCCCCGGCTGGATGAGGGACCCCCTCGCCGAGTTCGACGACCTGTTCAACCGCATGGGATCGCTGCTGGAAACCACCTTCGGCACGTCGCCCACCGCCCCGGGCATGCCCTGGACACCCGCAGCCACGGGGATGGCCTGGTCACCGCTGGCCGACTTCTCCGAGACCGACGACGCCTACCTGATCGAGGTCGACCTGCCCGGCGTCAAGCGTGAGGACATCGACATCGAGATGACCGACCGGGAACTGGTCATCAGCGGCGAGATCAAGGAACGGGAGCGGACCGGCACCATGCGCCGGGCCATGAGGCGGACGGGGCGCTTCGAGTACCGGACGATGCTGCCCGGTGAAATCAGCACCGAAGAGATCGATGCCACGCTCCGTGACGGAGTGCTGACCGTCAAGGTCCCGAAAGCGGAGACGACGAAGCCACGCCGTATCGAGATCACATCCGGAGAGTGAGAGGTCACGCCCCGGCCGCCGCTTTCCACGGCGGCGGGCCGGCGCCATCGGTCCGTCGTCCCGGTGCAGCTGCACCGGCACGACGGACCTTCTGGTAGTGACATGGAAGCAGCGGCGGCTCTTCGTTGGAGTGAGGTCGTGGGATTTCCGGCGACGTCCATGCCCAGGAACCGTCCGCGCATTGTGATCATCGGGGCAGGGTTCGCGGGGTTCAGCACCGCGAACAGGCTGAGCTGGCTCGCGCGGGGCGTAGCAGACACTCGATGGGGCAACTCCAACGACGACCCGGCGCTGGACCGGCGTCAGCTGACCTGAACGGTGACCGGCGAGGAGTGGAACGTGCCGGACTTGGTCGCCACCCGCACCTGCTCGGTGCCCTTTTTGGTGAACGTCCGCTTGATCGTGTAGGTGCCGTTCTTGTTGACGGCCGCCGTGGTCTTCAGCGTGGTCCACTTGCCGTTGTGCAGGTGCTGGAGCACCAGCGTCGAACCGGCCTTGATGCCCTTGACCCGGCCGGTGAACACCACGGCGTTGCCTGCCTTGACGGCTTTGTGGTCGGCCGAGACGGTGATCGAGCCCATGGCGGTCGGCGTCCGCGACGGCTTCACAGTCGGCATGCCGGTGATGGAGGGCTTGGGGGGTGGCGTCACGGTCGCGGCGGCGGCTCCGGCTGTACCTGTCGACAGCATGGCGGCGGACAGGGCACCGGCGGCGAGCGCACCGGCGCGTCGGCTTCGGGTGGAGCTCATTGATGGGTCTCCTGTTTTCGTCGGAGTCCCCCCTGGGAGCGAGACGGCCACTCGGGGCGGCTCGCTCGTCCAGGCTGGCCCGAGGACGGCTGAGCAGCATGTCGAATCGGGCACGCGAACCGTTGAAACGTCCATCGATTTCGGCAAAGGCGCAGGCTGGACAGCGGCTCCCGCCAAGCCCGCTCTACCCGATTCCTTACATTCCCGTCACTGAATCGGCCGAATATCATCACATTAAGTGATCAAGGTGGGCGGGTGGTCTGGAACCGGATGTCGTCGGGCTCGTACTTCCCACCCCCTGCGTGCAACGGCCATTCCGGGGCTACCCGCGACGGCTCTGCCTGCACCCGGCCGACCGCACTGCCGTCGGACCCGACCACGGCTGGGTCGCGGCGAACGGGGCGGCGGCCGGGCTCGTGGTCCGGCTGACTTCCGCGAGCCGACCAAGCGCAACGCAGGGGCCCTGCAGGGCCACCGCCTTCGCAGAGCCGGCCCGGAGCGGTGAGCATGCGAGAGCCGCTCCCCGGAAAGAGGCGCCGGCCTGCGAAGGGCACTGGGGAAGTGCTACTGCACCATCTGCCCCGTGTTCGAGAGGTGTGCACGACGGCCAGGCGTGCCGCTACGAGGTCTTCAGACACGGGCGGCTGTGAGCCACCGGCTGTATCTGGCGGCGCCGAGGTGAGGGCCCGGGTCCGGGCGCTGGTCCAGGGCCCTCACGAGGGCTCACGCATCCGCGAAGGAGGAGTGCGGATGGTTCATGCGTGATGCCGTATCCAACGACCCCCGGACCCGTCGGTCACGCACCCGGGCAGACGCGCATGAGCAGCCTGGCCTGCGGCCAGTCGGCCGCGTAATGCATCGAAGCGGTGAGGTGGCTGCCGGAACCCGGCAGCCACCTCACGGGGGACCGCCCCGTCCGGTCAGCCGCGGATGATGTTCTGCGCCTGCGGCCCCTTCTGCCCCTGTCCGATCTCGAAGGTGACGTGCTCGCCTTCCCGCAGCTCGCGGTACCCGCCGCCTTTGATCTCGGAGTAATGCGCGAAGACGTCCGGACCTCCGTCGTCCTGCGCGATGAAGCCGTATCCCTTCTCTGCGTTGAACCACTTCACGGTGCCGCTGGCCATCAGCCGATCCTTCGTTCATGCCCGGGAACAGCCCTGCGTCCGGGCAGGCCGCGGCTCCTTGGCAGCAGGAGCCCGCAACCGTTCTACCCCAAGGTTCGCCGTCAGAGCCCGGTGGAAGACGGACGAAGGCAACAACTTAGAACTCCTAACGGAAAGCCCCCGTGTCGCCTTCCGTTCCCTGGTGGCTCGGTCCGGCCG
The genomic region above belongs to Streptomyces sp. CG1 and contains:
- a CDS encoding Hsp20/alpha crystallin family protein yields the protein MRDPLAEFDDLFNRMGSLLETTFGTSPTAPGMPWTPAATGMAWSPLADFSETDDAYLIEVDLPGVKREDIDIEMTDRELVISGEIKERERTGTMRRAMRRTGRFEYRTMLPGEISTEEIDATLRDGVLTVKVPKAETTKPRRIEITSGE
- a CDS encoding cold-shock protein, producing the protein MASGTVKWFNAEKGYGFIAQDDGGPDVFAHYSEIKGGGYRELREGEHVTFEIGQGQKGPQAQNIIRG